In Anopheles gambiae chromosome 2, idAnoGambNW_F1_1, whole genome shotgun sequence, a single window of DNA contains:
- the LOC5667459 gene encoding ankyrin repeat domain-containing protein 27 — MSSAATATGGGQWRSARAQATAQLGAMDLQHYDEDISANGYYRRLLSDHYSILETATVEGWIVCVPRHGSFGPQCLVDQEFALAHILVPNEELPETHFFNLNFLQLKLDERALVFGDVRVRILFEEIFYRDGLKYKVWCVERPLHDMKKYGVYAEDDQLSLGRFLGIGSLTAAVEFIRTAAKKKDIFGRIDAKVQQFVRANGDFTRWRYEEQQAGVKMIYVECLELILQNRKLKDRCQRDMLLRGNVKVAIETYVMDKLYDHVRSVIDVCRAEQAEAFNKTVRNLGDVHCAEFEIAQRYGELIPVAKKELVRIDYARTVIDKIGCLQRVMEVLTKGQQQQQQHAVTTDHLVPLFIFLILKSGLTHWIMTITFLKEFQFNNVFREQRIETGEHGYLIATLEAAIVYISCGSIARTQRLGVRLDRARGLAGTPPDSDSDSTGSASTGDWEFRCADDFLDYLLALMRNDDEVRIVELLQDITNNQALLCGGPTEAGYYYLPSIDDQNRQGQAAIHLAAILGNAKLLTLILSLQPNVNAVDGRNWTALHYAAANGHQNLLLLLLHAGININSTSNDAHTSLHLACLNGHSGCVKALLYFSEHMRIYVDVNAATELGHTPLHYAAKWGFLDIVETLLEYAARVDVTNKLGATPLRYAHNVRIAKLLVDALRDQRRSASGRPGQPNSGKAAAAAATIVPQPTTLYFAEDFSYAGDGRPEEVREQRTIEEMKRIEKALEAIAAQDTKLACVYLGLDEGTPGETNHRTEGQPQLPSTGEKLCHPLCTCNRCVRRSSEFYNLLRRPFAGLSAKPAEDESTTVQRVDLNAVNGEGYTALHVAAMHGNVEMVRVLLDHKVNPTIRLKSGATALHLATRERRLRIVRLLLARCTAAADIVDLKDSRGDTPLHYAVEQNNLQLVQMLLEAKADRSIRNLQGKRPIDIAKSSLYFNVVNLLEQR, encoded by the coding sequence ATGTCTTCTGCAGCGACGGCAACGGGTGGTGGTCAGTGGAGGTCAGCGCGCGCACAAGCAACGGCCCAGCTCGGCGCAATGGATTTGCAGCACTACGACGAAGACATTTCCGCCAACGGGTACTACCGGCGGCTGCTGTCCGATCATTACAGCATCCTCGAGACGGCCACGGTCGAGGGCTGGATCGTGTGCGTCCCGCGCCACGGTTCGTTCGGTCCGCAGTGTCTGGTCGATCAGGAGTTCGCGCTGGCGCACATACTCGTGCCGAACGAGGAGCTGCCCGAGACGCACTTCTTCAACCTGAACTTTCTGCAGCTGAAGCTGGACGAGCGGGCGCTCGTGTTCGGGGACGTGCGCGTCCGCATCCTGTTCGAGGAGATCTTCTACCGGGACGGGCTGAAGTACAAGGTGTGGTGCGTCGAGCGGCCGCTGCACGACATGAAGAAGTACGGCGTGTACGCGGAGGACGACCAGCTGTCCCTCGGGCGCTTCCTTGGCATTGGCAGCCTGACCGCGGCGGTCGAGTTCATCCGGACGGCGGCCAAGAAGAAGGACATCTTTGGGCGGATCGACGCGAAGGTGCAGCAGTTCGTGCGGGCGAACGGGGACTTTACCCGCTGGCGCTACGAGGAGCAGCAGGCCGGCGTGAAGATGATCTACGTGGAGTGCCTGGAGCTGATACTGCAGAACCGGAAGCTGAAGGACCGGTGCCAGCGGGACATGCTGCTGCGGGGCAACGTGAAGGTGGCGATCGAGACGTACGTGATGGACAAGCTGTACGATCACGTGCGGAGCGTGATCGACGTGTGCCGAGCGGAGCAGGCGGAAGCGTTCAACAAGACGGTGCGCAACCTGGGCGACGTGCACTGTGCCGAGTTCGAGATTGCGCAGCGGTACGGCGAGCTGATCCCGGTCGCGAAGAAGGAGCTGGTGCGGATCGATTACGCCCGCACGGTCATCGACAAGATCGGGTGTCTGCAGCGGGTGATGGAGGTGCTGACCaaggggcagcagcagcagcagcagcacgcggTCACGACCGACCATCTGGTGCCGCTGTTCATATTCCTCATCCTGAAGTCGGGCCTGACGCACTGGATCATGACGATCACGTTTCTGAAGGAGTTCCAGTTCAACAACGTGTTCCGGGAGCAGCGGATCGAGACGGGCGAGCACGGGTATCTCATTGCCACGCTCGAGGCCGCCATCGTCTACATTAGCTGCGGCAGCATTGCCCGCACCCAGCGGCTCGGCGTGCGGCTCGATCGGGCGCGCGGACTGGCCGGCACGCCGCCCGACTCCGACAGCGACTCGACGGGCTCGGCGTCCACTGGGGACTGGGAGTTTCGCTGCGCGGACGACTTCCTCGACTATCTGCTCGCGCTGATGCGCAACGACGACGAGGTGCGCATCGTGGAGCTGCTGCAGGACATCACCAACAACCAGGCGCTGCTGTGCGGGGGGCCGACCGAGGCCGGCTACTACTACCTGCCCTCGATCGACGACCAGAACCGGCAGGGCCAGGCGGCGATCCATCTGGCCGCCATCCTCGGCAACGCGAAGCTGCTCACGCTCATCCTCTCGCTGCAGCCGAACGTGAACGCGGTCGACGGGCGGAACTGGACCGCGCTGCACTACGCGGCAGCGAACGGGCACCagaatctgctgctgctgctgctgcacgccgGCATCAACATtaacagcaccagcaacgaCGCCCACACATCGCTCCATTTGGCGTGTCTAAATGGCCACAGCGGATGCGTGAAGGCGCTGCTGTACTTTTCCGAGCACATGCGCATCTACGTCGACGTGAACGCGGCGACCGAGCTGGGCCACACGCCGCTCCACTATGCGGCCAAGTGGGGCTTTCTCGACATCGTCGAGACGCTGCTCGAGTACGCGGCCCGGGTCGACGTGACGAACAAGCTGGGCGCGACCCCGCTACGCTACGCGCACAACGTGCGCATCGCGAAGCTGCTCGTGGACGCGCTGCGCGATCAGCGCCGGTCCGCGAGCGGGCGGCCGGGTCAGCCGAACTCAgggaaggcagcagcagcagcagcgacgatTGTGCCCCAACCGACAACGCTTTACTTCGCGGAGGATTTCAGCTACGCCGGCGACGGTCggccggaggaggtgcgcgagCAGCGCACGATCGAGGAGATGAAACGGATCGAGAAAGCGCTGGAAGCCATTGCCGCCCAGGACACGAAGCTTGCCTGCGTGTACCTGGGCCTGGACGAGGGTACGCCGGGCGAAACGAACCACCGAACCGAGGGCCAGCCGCAACTGCCGTCCACCGGCGAGAAACTGTGCCACCCGTTGTGCACCTGCAACCGGTGCGTGCGGCGATCGTCCGAGTTTTACAATCTGCTGCGCCGCCCATTCGCCGGACTGTCCGCGAAACCGGCCGAGGACGAATCGACCACGGTGCAACGGGTCGATCTGAACGCCGTCAACGGGGAAGGCTACACGGCCCTGCACGTGGCGGCGATGCACGGCAACGTGGAGATGGTGCGCGTGCTGCTGGACCACAAGGTCAATCCCACCATTCGGCTCAAGTCCGGTGCGACCGCGCTGCACCTGGCGACGCGCGAACGGCGGCTGCGCATCGTGCGGCTGCTGCTCGCGCGCTGCACCGCGGCGGCCGACATCGTCGACCTGAAGGATAGCCGGGGCGACACGCCACTGCACTACGCGGTGGAGCAGAACAACCTGCAGCTGGTGCAGATGCTGCTGGAGGCGAAGGCCGACCGGAGCATCCGCAATCTGCAGGGCAAGCGGCCGATCGACATCGCGAAAAGCAGCCTCTACTTCAATGTGGTCAATTTGCTCGAGCAGCGGTAG
- the LOC1273824 gene encoding V-type proton ATPase catalytic subunit A, translating to MSNLKKISDEDRESKFGYVFAVSGPVVTAERMSGSAMYELVRVGYYELVGEIIRLEGDMATIQVYEETSGVTVGDPVLRTGKPLSVELGPGIMGSIFDGIQRPLKDINEMTSSIYIPKGINVPCLSRTQSWSFNPLNVKAGSHITGGDLYGIVHENTLVKHKLMVPPRAKGTVKYIAPSGNYTVDDVILETEFDGEISKFTMLQVWPVRQPRPVTEKLPANHPLLTGQRVLDSLFPCVQGGTTAIPGAFGCGKTVISQSLSKYSNSDVIVYVGCGERGNEMSEVLRDFPELSVEIDGVTESIMKRTALVANTSNMPVAAREASIYTGITLSEYFRDMGYNVSMMADSTSRWAEALREISGRLAEMPADSGYPAYLGARLASFYERAGRVKCLGNPEREGSVSIVGAVSPPGGDFSDPVTSATLGIVQVFWGLDKKLAQRKHFPSINWLISYSKYMRALEDFYDKNFPEFVPMRTKVKEILQEEEDLSEIVQLVGKASLAETDKITLEVAKLLKDDFLQQNSYSAYDRFCPFYKTVGMLKNMIGFYDMARHAVETTAQSENKITWNVIRDSMGQILYQLSSMKFKDPVKDGEPKIKADFDQLYEDMQQAFRNLED from the exons ATGTCGAACCTGAAGAAAATCAGCGATGAGGACCGCGAGTCCAAATTCGGATACGTTTTCGCCGTGTCCGGTCCCG TCGTGACGGCGGAGCGTATGTCCGGCTCGGCTATGTACGAGCTGGTCCGTGTCGGATACTACGAGCTGGTCGGTGAAATCATCCGTCTGGAAGGTGACATGGCAACCATCCAGGTGTACGAAGAAACGTCCGGCGTCACCGTCGGCGATCCAGTGCTGCGTACCGGCAAGCCGTTGTCGGTGGAGCTCGGTCCAG GTATCATGGGCAGCATCTTTGACGGTATCCAGCGTCCGCTGAAGGACATTAACGAAATGACCAGCTCGATCTACATTCCGAAGGGTATCAACGTGCCGTGCCTGTCGCGTACGCAGAGCTGGAGCTTCAACCCGCTGAACGTGAAGGCGGGCTCGCACATTACCGGCGGCGATCTGTACGGCATCGTGCACGAGAACACGCTCGTCAAGCACAAGCTGATGGTGCCGCCGCGCGCCAAGGGTACGGTGAAGTACATTGCCCCGTCCGGCAACTACACCGTCGACGACGTAATTCTGGAGACGGAGTTCGACGGTGAGATCAGCAAGTTCACCATGTTGCAGGTGTGGCCGGTGCGTCAGCCGCGCCCGGTAACGGAGAAGCTGCCGGCCAACCACCCGCTGCTGACCGGGCAGCGCGTGCTGGACTCTCTGTTCCCGTGCGTCCAGGGCGGCACCACCGCCATCCCCGGTGCGTTCGGTTGCGGCAAAACCGTCATCTCACAGTCGCTGTCCAAGTACTCCAACTCGGACGTGATCGTGTACGTCGGCTGCGGTGAGCGTGGTAACGAGATGTCGGAAGTGTTGCGCGATTTCCCCGAGCTGTCGGTCGAGATTGACGGTGTGACCGAGTCGATCATGAAGCGTACCGCGCTGGTCGCCAACACCTCGAACATGCCTGTCGCTGCTCGTGAAGCTTCCATCTACACCGGTATTACGCTGTCGGAGTACTTCCGCGACATGGGCTACAACGTGTCGATGATGGCCGATTCCACCTCCCGTTGGGCTGAGGCGCTGCGAGAAATCTCCGGCCGTCTGGCGGAGATGCCGGCCGATTCCGGCTACCCGGCCTACCTGGGCGCCCGTCTAGCCTCGTTCTACGAGCGCGCCGGTCGCGTCAAGTGTCTCGGCAATCCGGAGCGCGAAGGTTCCGTGTCGATCGTCGGTGCCGTCTCGCCGCCCGGTGGTGATTTCTCCGATCCCGTCACTTCCGCCACGCTCGGCATTGTGCAGGTGTTCTGGGGTTTGGACAAGAAGCTGGCCCAGCGTAAGCACTTCCCCTCGATCAACTGGTTGATTTCGTACAG CAAGTACATGCGCGCTCTGGAAGATTTCTACGACAAGAACTTCCCGGAGTTTGTGCCGATGCGTACCAAGGTGAAGGAAATcctgcaggaggaggaggatctGTCCGAAATCGTGCAGCTCGTCGGTAAGGCGTCGCTGGCCGAAACTGACAAGATCACGCTCGAGGTCGCCAAGCTGCTGAAGGACGACTTCCTGCAGCAGAACTCGTACTCCGCGTACGATCGCTTCTGTCCGTTCTACAAGACCGTCGGCATGCTGAAGAACATGATCGGCTTCTACGATATGGCGCGCCACGCCGTGGAAACGACCGCACAGTCCGAGAACAAGATCACCTGGAACGTGATCCGCGACTCGATGGGCCAGATTCTGTACCAGCTGTCGTCGATGAAGTTCAag GACCCAGTGAAAGACGGCGAGCCGAAGATCAAGGCCGACTTCGATCAGCTGTACGAAGACATGCAGCAGGCATTCCGCAACCTAGAAGATTAA
- the LOC1273825 gene encoding elongin-B, with protein MDVFMMIRRKKTTIFTDAKETTPVYELKKMIEGILKVPPRDQRLYNKDNMLMDDDKTLQDCGITVVTAKAQCPAQLGLAVRENGDFESLELTPYSLPPDLPDVMKNQDTANGQDQLA; from the exons ATG gATGTATTTATGATGATCCGGCGGAAGAAGACGACGATTTTCACCGATGCCAAAGAGACGACGCCGGTGTACGAGCTGAAGAAAATGATCGAAGGAATACTCAAAGTGCCTCCCCGTGATCAACGACTATACAACAAAGACAACATGCTGATGGACGATGACAAAACGCTGCAGGACTGCGGCATCACGGTCGTGACAGCGAAAGCGCAATGCCCCGCACAGCTCGGCCTAGCGGTGCGCGAAAATGGCGACTTCGAGTCGCTCGAGCTGACACCCTACTCCCTGCCGCCCGACCTACCGGACGTGATGAAAAACCAGGATACCGCCAACGGCCAGGACCAGCTCGCCTAA
- the LOC1273826 gene encoding esterase AGAP003155 → MSKVSGAGEEKLKVLALHGYRQNADSFKSKLGSFRKMVNKYVEFVFVSAPHPAAPLEADGGEPDPNQRSWWFNKDDRTFKGTNQGGPAYGFDESLRLVERTWQAEGCHGLLGFSQGACFVGLLCDLSARGMTTMKPQFAVVASGFRSGSLVHLNYYENKVQIPSLHIFGETDEIITKDMSEALADTFLDPEVVTHPGGHYFPAQASLKETYVDFFRDQLQQHLEAKELQNATEENSFHLEGQEEAEESALQPVHEGLQNGSDSDSD, encoded by the exons ATGTCGAAGGTGTCCGGTGCGGGTGAGGAAAAGCTGAAAGTGCTTGCACTGCACGGCTACCGGCAGAATGCGGATAGCTTCAAGTCTAAGCTCGGCTCATTTCGCAAGATGGTCAACAAGTACGTAGAGTTTGTGTTTGTCTCGGCACCGCACCCGGCAGCCCCGCTCGAAGCAGACGGTGGTGAGCCGGATCCGAACCAGCGGAGCTGGTGGTTCAACAAGGACGATCGCACCTTCAAGGGCACCAACCAGGGCGGACCGGCGTACGGGTTCGACGAGAGCCTGCGGCTGGTCGAGCGCACCTGGCAGGCGGAGGGTTGCCACGGGCTGTTGGGCTTCTCACAGGGCGCCTGCTTTGTGGGGCTGCTGTGCGATCTGAGCGCGCGGGGAATGACCACGATGAAGCCACAGTTTGCCGTCGTCGCGTCCGGCTTCCGGTCCGGCAGCCTGGTGCACCTGAACTACTACGAAAACAAGGTGCAGATACCGTCGCTACACATTTTCGGCGAGACGGACGAAATCATTACAAAGG ACATGAGTGAAGCGTTAGCGGACACCTTCTTGGATCCAGAGGTCGTTACCCACCCGGGCGGACACTACTTCCCAGCTCAGGCCTCGCTGAAGGAAACGTACGTGGACTTTTTCCGCGACCAATTGCAGCAACATCTGGAAGCCAAAGAACTGCAGAACGCAACGGAGGAGAACAGTTTCCATCTAGAAGGCCAGGAGGAGGCGGAAGAGTCGGCGTTGCAGCCGGTACACGAAGGGCTGCAGAACGGAAGCGATTCGGATTCGGACTAG
- the LOC1273827 gene encoding isoleucine--tRNA ligase, mitochondrial, which yields MLPKKHGWVIGVRATIRYLTTKSAPKPELKYTSTVNLPKTKFPARLSAEKRAQVEEQLRKSCLSELYHWNRSALPADSEFILHDGPPYANGDLHMGHAVNKILKDLILKHKIIGGTRVHYVPGWDCHGLPIELKALEAFNRKRAKPAGSTGQTAREIRHTARQFALETIDKQKAGFESWGVTGAWHDAEGCYRSLDPAYISAQLQLFYELYERKLIYRDLKPVYWSPSSQSALAEAELEYDEAHQSPSLYLKLALENGGADCAALRNHRPEGGEIYAAIWTTTPWTLPANQAVCYNPALDYCLVRSAAAGELLLVGKDLIDYLATQLETALTVLQTIPGRELHTLKYHHPLNRQTVLPFLPAAHVKAEKGTGLVHTAPAHGPEDFLVCLERKIAIENLIDERGRYTDRAPPFLHGKYALTEGNQLVTEALAGSTLKLTTLVHSYPIDWRTKQPVMLRASDQWFIDTDSLKQRALEEIKSVDIYPRTSSDVSKKVIEGQLRKRPYWCISRQRAWGVPIPALYDTVTKQPIVSGPLIAAIDARLQKEGSVDFWWTAPVEELVPAAVLQELGLTPDRVTMGRDILDIWFDSGVSWLTVLGKERVADLYLEGVDQFTGWFQSSLLTSVAARGKAPYRAIFVHGFAVDEHGMKMSKSLGNVICPQQFAKQYGCDALRWWVCAHAIQNTSIPVSHKLLGSSAESVQKLRGILKFLLGVVAPRGPEEGKPSPAIVLDASPHIDRYFLHELEGFHRQAFELYDSYQHNRATAVILNFCLSTLSGLYLHVIKDRLYCGSPEQHSHLRAILDHTYRTLAQVLWPIVPFLVEESWTFYEQDYFYKSKPQTQQSVCRSGDDAAASVQAVQCALALRHAVYQQAQLNVNTWLLEVAVECNDNDLALLSMLHPALNGHEHSTELCELLQVGSVALRKGAPKQAGAEGTRFTVTVTKSDKTLCPRCRRFLVSEAQPICERCSTVLGRQ from the exons ATGTTGCCAAAAAAGCACGGCTGGGTGATCGGAGTGCGAGCGACGATCCGATACCTTACCACGAAAAGTGCCCCCAAGCCGGAGCTCAAGTACACCAGCACGGTCAATCTGCCGAAAACCAAGTTCCCCGCCCGGCTGAGTGCGGAAAAACGGGCCCAGGTCGAGGAACAGCTACGCAAG AGCTGCTTGAGCGAACTGTACCACTGGAACAGGAGCGCGCTGCCGGCGGACAGTGAGTTCATCCTGCACGATGGTCCACCGTACGCGAACGGTGATCTGCATATGGGCCATGCGGTCAACAAAATCCTGAAGGATCTCATACTGAAGCACAAAATCATTGGCGGCACGCGGGTACACTACGTGCCGGGCTGGGACTGTCACGGGTTGCCGATCGAGCTGAAAGCGCTGGAAGCGTTCAACCGGAAAAGGGCCAAACCGGCGGGTTCAACCGGTCAAACGGCACGCGAAATCCGCCACACGGCGCGACAGTTTGCGCTAGAAACGATCGACAAGCAGAAGGCCGGGTTCGAATCCTGGGGTGTGACCGGCGCTTGGCACGATGCCGAGGGTTGCTATCGATCGCTCGACCCTGCCTACATTAGTGCCCAGTTGCAGCTGTTTTACGAGCTGTATGAGCGGAAACTGATCTATCGCGATCTGAAACCCGTCTACTGGTCGCCCTCGTCCCAGTCTGCGTTGGCCGAGGCGGAACTGGAGTACGACGAGGCGCACCAGAGCCCTTCGCTGTACCTAAAGCTAGCGCTCGAGAATGGAGGTGCCGACTGTGCAGCGCTTCGCAACCATCGCCCGGAGGGGGGTGAGATATACGCCGCCATCTGGACGACCACTCCCTGGACACTGCCCGCCAATCAGGCCGTGTGCTACAATCCCGCGCTCGATTACTGCCTAGTACGCTCCGCTGCCGCCGGTGAGCTGCTGCTCGTGGGGAAGGATCTCATCGACTATCTAGCCACGCAGCTGGAAACTGCACTGACGGTGCTGCAAACCATACCCGGCCGGGAGCTGCACACTCTGAAGTACCACCATCCGCTAAACCGCCAGACGGTGCTGCCATTTTTACCGGCCGCCCACGTGAAGGCAGAAAAGGGTACCGGACTGGTGCACACGGCACCGGCCCACGGGCCGGAAGACTTTCTCGTGTGCTTGGAGCGCAAGATAGCGATCGAGAATTTGATCGATGAGCGGGGCCGGTACACCGACCGGGCGCCTCCATTCCTGCACGGGAAGTATGCCCTCACCGAGGGCAACCAGCTGGTGACGGAGGCACTCGCCGGCTCTACGCTCAAACTAACCACCCTCGTGCATTCGTACCCGATCGATTGGCGCACGAAACAACCGGTCATGCTGCGGGCCAGCGATCAGTGGTTCATCGATACCGACAGCCTGAAGCAGCGCGCGCTGGAGGAAATCAAATCGGTCGACATCTATCCGCGCACGTCGTCCGACGTGAGCAAGAAGGTGATCGAAGGCCAGCTGCGCAAACGGCCGTACTGGTGCATTTCGCGCCAGCGTGCCTGGGGCGTACCGATTCCCGCGCTGTACGACACGGTGACGAAGCAACCGATCGTTAGCGGACCGCTGATTGCCGCCATCGATGCACGGCTGCAGAAGGAAGGGAGCGTAGACTTCTGGTGGACGGCACCGGTGGAGGAGCTCGTACCGGCGGCAGTGCTGCAGGAGCTCGGTCTCACCCCCGACCGGGTGACGATGGGCAGGGACATTCTCGACATCTGGTTCGATTCGGGCGTTTCGTGGCTGACCGTGTTGGGGAAGGAGCGCGTCGCCGACCTGTACCTGGAGGGTGTGGATCAGTTTACCGGCTGGTTCCAGTCGTCCCTGCTGACCAGTGTGGCGGCCCGCGGCAAAGCGCCGTACCGGGCCATCTTTGTGCACGGCTTTGCGGTGGACGAGCACGGCATGAAGATGTCGAAATCGCTCGGCAACGTGATCTGCCCGCAGCAGTTCGCAAAGCAGTACGGTTGCGATGCGCTACGGTGGTGGGTGTGTGCGCACGCCATACAGAACACCTCGATTCCGGTCAGCCACAAGCTGCTCGGCTCGTCGGCGGAGAGCGTGCAGAAGCTGCGCGGCATTTTAAAGTTTCTGCTCGGCGTGGTGGCGCCCCGTGGTCCGGAGGAAGGCAAGCCATCGCCTGCCATTGTGCTCGATGCGTCGCCGCACATCGATCGATACTTTCTGCACGAGCTGGAAGGCTTCCATCGCCAGGCGTTCGAGCTGTACGACTCGTACCAGCACAACAGGGCGACGGCGGTCATACTTAACTTCTGCCTGTCGACACTGTCCGGGCTGTATCTGCACGTGATCAAGGACCGGCTGTACTGTGGGTCGCCCGAGCAGCACAGCCATTTGAGGGCGATCCTCGACCACACCTATCGCACGCTGGCACAAGTGCTGTGGCCGATCGTACCGTTCCTGGTCGAAGAGAGCTGGACATTTTATG AGCAAGATTATTTCTACAAATCCAAGCCACAAACGCAGCAAAGTGTTTGCCGGAGTGGAGACGATGCGGCGGCATCGGTACAAGCTGTTCAGTGTGCTCTCGCGCTACGTCACGCCGTCTATCAGCAGGCACAGCTGAACGTGAACACCTGGCTGCTGGAGGTGGCCGTTGAGTGCAACGATAACGATCTGGCCCTCCTATCGATGCTACATCCCGCCTTGAACGGACACGAACACTCGACGGAACTCTGCGAGCTGCTACAGGTTGGTTCCGTCGCGCTGCGTAAAGGAGCGCCGAAGCAGGCTGGTGCTGAAGGAACTCGGTTCACCGTCACCGTCACCAAGTCTGACAAAACGCTTTGCCCGCGTTGCCGGCGATTCTTGGTGTCGGAAGCGCAACCGATCTGTGAACGGTGCAGTACAGTGTTAGGACGACAGTAG